The following coding sequences are from one Streptomyces sp. NBC_01232 window:
- a CDS encoding chitosanase, whose amino-acid sequence MLAIGALLGTALIAVPVAAHATAAPAPTAGTAVAAAAGLDDPAKKEIAMKIVSSAENSSLDWKAQYKYIEDIDDGRGYTAGIIGFCSGTGDMLDLVEYYTQIKPGNVLAKYLPALRRVDGSDSHAGLDPNFTKDWAKAAQDAEFRKAQDHERDRVYFNPSVSQGKADGVGVLGQFIYYDAIVMHGDGTDSTSFRNIRKRALSKAKPPSQGGNETAYLNAFLDARVWAMKQEEAHSDTSRVDTAQRVFLKKGNLNLNTPLDWKVYGDSFHIG is encoded by the coding sequence ATGCTGGCGATCGGCGCGCTGCTCGGCACCGCGCTGATCGCCGTTCCCGTCGCCGCCCATGCCACCGCAGCTCCCGCCCCCACGGCGGGGACGGCGGTGGCGGCGGCCGCAGGGCTCGACGATCCGGCGAAGAAGGAGATCGCCATGAAGATCGTCTCCAGTGCGGAGAACTCCTCGCTGGACTGGAAGGCGCAGTACAAGTACATCGAGGACATAGACGACGGCCGTGGCTACACGGCCGGCATCATCGGCTTCTGTTCCGGCACCGGAGACATGCTCGACCTCGTCGAGTACTACACGCAGATCAAGCCGGGCAACGTCCTCGCCAAGTACCTCCCCGCCCTGCGCCGGGTCGACGGAAGCGACTCGCACGCCGGCCTCGACCCGAACTTCACCAAGGACTGGGCGAAGGCGGCCCAGGACGCCGAGTTCAGGAAGGCGCAGGACCACGAGCGGGACCGGGTCTACTTCAACCCGTCCGTGAGCCAGGGCAAGGCCGACGGGGTCGGTGTGCTCGGCCAGTTCATCTACTACGACGCCATCGTCATGCACGGCGACGGCACCGACTCCACCAGCTTCCGCAACATCCGCAAGCGGGCCCTGTCCAAGGCCAAGCCCCCGTCCCAGGGCGGCAACGAGACCGCGTACCTCAACGCGTTCCTCGACGCCCGGGTCTGGGCGATGAAGCAGGAGGAGGCGCACAGCGACACCAGCCGGGTCGACACCGCGCAGCGGGTCTTCCTGAAGAAGGGCAACCTGAACCTCAATACGCCGCTCGACTGGAAGGTCTACGGGGACTCCTTCCACATCGGCTGA
- a CDS encoding NADP-dependent isocitrate dehydrogenase: MTDSTIIYTHTDEAPALATYSFLPVIQAYASTAGVNVETRDISLAGRIIAVFPEYLQESQRIADALAELGELAKTPEANIIKLPNISASIPQLKAAVAELQGQGYALPDYPDDPKTDEERDVRARYDKVKGSAVNPVLREGNSDRRAPASVKNYAKTHPHRMGAWVPESKTNVATMGENDFRSTEKSTVVAEAGTLRIEHVAADGATTVLRESVPVLAGEVVDASVLHVDALRTFLNDQIERAKAEGVLFSVHLKATMMKVSDPIVFGHVVRAFLPKTFARYGETLAAAGLSPNDGLGAILNGLGALPDGDAIKASIDAEIAEGPALAMVDSDKGITNLHVPSDVIVDASMPAMIRTSGHMWGPDGAEADTLAVLPDSSYAGVYQVVVDDCRAHGAFDPSTMGSVPNVGLMAQKAEEYGSHDKTFEIAGAGTVRLVDAAGNTVLEQEVAAGDIFRACQTKDLPIQDWVKLAVTRARATGVPAVFWLDENRAHDAQLIAKVKTYLAEHDTEGLTIKILSPVEATAFSLERIRRGEDTISVTGNVLRDYLTDLFPILELGTSAKMLSVVPLMNGGGLFETGAGGSAPKHVQQLVKENYLRWDSLGEFFALAASFEHLATTTGNARAQVLADTLDRATGTFLNEDKSPSRKLGGIDNRGSHFYLATYWAQELAKQTDDAELAKAFGPVAKALSEQEETIVAELVAVQGSPAEIGGYYQPDAVKAAAIMRPSVTLNEALALLG; the protein is encoded by the coding sequence GTGACTGACTCGACCATCATCTACACGCACACTGACGAGGCCCCGGCCCTCGCGACGTATTCCTTCCTGCCTGTGATCCAGGCATACGCGTCGACGGCCGGTGTGAATGTCGAGACCCGTGACATCTCCCTGGCCGGTCGGATCATCGCCGTCTTCCCGGAGTACCTCCAGGAGAGCCAGCGGATCGCCGACGCCCTCGCCGAGCTCGGCGAGCTGGCGAAGACCCCGGAAGCCAACATCATCAAGCTTCCGAACATCTCGGCCTCCATCCCGCAGCTCAAGGCCGCGGTCGCCGAGCTCCAGGGCCAGGGCTACGCCCTCCCGGACTACCCGGACGACCCGAAGACCGACGAGGAGCGCGACGTCCGCGCCCGCTACGACAAGGTCAAGGGCAGCGCCGTCAACCCGGTCCTGCGCGAGGGCAACTCCGACCGACGCGCCCCCGCCTCGGTCAAGAACTACGCCAAGACGCACCCGCACCGCATGGGCGCCTGGGTTCCCGAGTCGAAGACGAACGTCGCCACCATGGGCGAGAACGACTTCCGCTCCACCGAGAAGTCCACCGTCGTCGCCGAGGCCGGAACCCTGCGCATCGAGCACGTCGCCGCCGACGGCGCCACGACCGTGCTGCGCGAGTCCGTACCGGTCCTCGCCGGTGAGGTCGTGGACGCGTCCGTCCTGCACGTCGACGCGCTGCGCACCTTCCTCAACGACCAGATCGAGCGTGCCAAGGCCGAGGGCGTGCTGTTCTCCGTGCACCTCAAGGCCACGATGATGAAGGTCTCCGACCCGATCGTCTTCGGCCACGTGGTCCGCGCCTTCCTCCCGAAGACCTTCGCCCGCTACGGCGAGACCCTGGCCGCCGCCGGCCTGTCGCCCAACGACGGTCTGGGCGCCATCCTGAACGGCCTGGGCGCGCTGCCCGACGGCGACGCGATCAAGGCGTCCATCGACGCCGAGATCGCCGAGGGCCCGGCCCTCGCGATGGTCGACTCCGACAAGGGCATCACCAACCTGCACGTGCCGTCCGACGTCATCGTCGACGCCTCGATGCCGGCCATGATCCGCACCTCCGGCCACATGTGGGGCCCGGACGGCGCCGAGGCCGACACCCTCGCCGTCCTCCCGGACAGCAGCTACGCCGGCGTCTACCAGGTCGTCGTCGACGACTGCCGCGCCCACGGCGCTTTCGACCCGTCCACGATGGGCTCGGTCCCGAACGTCGGTCTCATGGCCCAGAAGGCCGAGGAGTACGGCAGCCACGACAAGACCTTCGAGATCGCCGGCGCGGGCACCGTCCGCCTGGTCGATGCCGCGGGCAACACGGTCCTGGAGCAGGAGGTCGCCGCCGGCGACATCTTCCGCGCCTGCCAGACCAAGGACCTGCCGATCCAGGACTGGGTCAAGCTCGCCGTCACCCGTGCCCGCGCCACCGGCGTCCCGGCCGTCTTCTGGCTGGACGAGAACCGCGCGCACGACGCGCAGCTGATCGCCAAGGTCAAGACGTACCTCGCCGAGCACGACACCGAGGGTCTGACCATCAAGATCCTCTCCCCGGTCGAGGCCACCGCCTTCTCCCTGGAGCGCATCCGCCGCGGCGAGGACACCATCTCGGTGACCGGCAACGTGCTGCGCGACTACCTGACCGACCTCTTCCCCATCCTGGAGCTGGGCACCAGCGCCAAGATGCTGTCGGTCGTCCCGCTGATGAACGGCGGCGGCCTCTTCGAGACGGGCGCCGGCGGCTCCGCCCCGAAGCACGTCCAGCAGCTGGTCAAGGAGAACTACCTGCGCTGGGACAGCCTGGGCGAGTTCTTCGCGCTGGCGGCGAGCTTCGAGCACCTCGCGACCACCACCGGCAACGCCCGCGCCCAGGTGCTGGCCGACACCCTGGACCGCGCGACCGGCACCTTCCTCAACGAGGACAAGTCGCCGAGCCGCAAGCTGGGCGGCATCGACAACCGCGGCAGCCACTTCTACCTCGCCACCTACTGGGCGCAGGAGCTGGCCAAGCAGACCGACGACGCCGAGCTGGCCAAGGCCTTCGGGCCGGTCGCCAAGGCGCTGTCGGAGCAGGAGGAGACCATCGTCGCCGAGCTCGTCGCGGTGCAGGGCTCCCCGGCCGAGATCGGCGGCTACTACCAGCCCGACGCCGTGAAGGCCGCGGCGATCATGCGCCCGTCGGTGACCCTCAACGAGGCGCTCGCCCTCCTGGGCTGA
- the corA gene encoding magnesium/cobalt transporter CorA, with amino-acid sequence MFSNLRRVVRRSYRRAVDLSHPARSPLGSAVVNCVIYRDGVRQDDCAEVEEALRRVRKTGDGFVWIGLHEPATSELAGLAELFGLHPLAVEDAVNAHQRPKVERYDDTLFSVFKTVRYVEHEELTATSEVVETGELMAFTGQDFIITIRHGGRGTLGPVREELEAAPDQLGHGPAAVLHAMADHVVDDYVAVTDAVQNDIDAVETAVFSEDGGRGDAGRIYQLKRELLELRRAVGPLSRPLQQLATQPIPVIPPETRAYFRNVADHLTRATEQIGAYDNLLDSILQAHLAQVTVAQNEDMRKITAWAAIVAVPTMVCGVYGMNFDHMPELHWTYGYPLVLGVMALACFVIHRGFRRNGWL; translated from the coding sequence ATGTTCAGCAACCTGCGCCGGGTCGTGCGCCGCAGCTACCGGCGGGCCGTCGACCTCAGTCACCCGGCCCGCTCCCCGCTCGGCAGCGCGGTGGTCAACTGCGTGATCTACCGCGACGGCGTACGGCAGGACGACTGCGCCGAGGTCGAGGAGGCGCTGCGCCGGGTCCGCAAGACGGGTGACGGCTTCGTCTGGATCGGCCTGCACGAGCCGGCGACGTCGGAGCTGGCCGGGCTGGCCGAGTTGTTCGGCCTGCACCCCCTCGCCGTCGAGGACGCCGTCAACGCGCACCAGCGACCCAAGGTCGAGCGCTACGACGACACGCTCTTCTCCGTCTTCAAGACCGTGCGCTACGTGGAGCACGAGGAGCTGACGGCGACCAGCGAGGTGGTGGAGACCGGCGAGCTGATGGCCTTCACCGGCCAGGACTTCATCATCACCATCCGGCACGGCGGCCGCGGCACCCTGGGCCCGGTCCGCGAGGAGCTGGAGGCGGCCCCGGACCAGCTGGGACACGGACCCGCGGCGGTCCTGCACGCCATGGCCGACCATGTGGTCGACGACTACGTGGCCGTCACGGACGCGGTGCAGAACGACATCGACGCCGTCGAGACCGCCGTGTTCAGCGAGGACGGCGGCCGCGGCGACGCCGGCCGGATCTACCAGCTCAAGCGCGAACTCCTGGAGCTGCGCCGGGCGGTGGGCCCGCTGAGCCGCCCGCTCCAGCAGCTGGCCACGCAGCCGATACCGGTCATCCCGCCGGAGACCCGCGCGTATTTCCGCAACGTGGCGGACCATCTGACCCGGGCGACGGAGCAGATCGGCGCCTACGACAACCTCCTCGACTCCATCCTCCAGGCCCACCTCGCGCAGGTGACCGTCGCCCAGAACGAGGACATGCGCAAGATCACGGCGTGGGCGGCGATCGTCGCCGTACCGACCATGGTCTGCGGGGTGTACGGCATGAACTTCGACCACATGCCCGAACTGCACTGGACCTACGGCTACCCGCTCGTCCTCGGCGTCATGGCGCTCGCCTGCTTCGTCATCCACCGGGGCTTCCGGCGCAACGGCTGGCTCTGA
- a CDS encoding LysE/ArgO family amino acid transporter, with protein sequence MNYGIVTAALAGFGTGLSLIVAIGAQNAFVLRQGARRHAVLAVVAICAVSDAVLIALGVAGVGAFVTAWPAALTVVGLAGGGFLICYGVLAARRVLRPVPGAALTSEGATAGSARRAVLTALAMTWLNPHVYLDTVLLLGSLAADRGDLRWAFGIGAGLASLTWFAGLGYGARLLSGLLARPAAWRVMDGLVAATMVTMGGLLLARA encoded by the coding sequence ATGAACTACGGCATCGTCACCGCGGCCCTCGCCGGCTTCGGCACCGGACTCTCCCTCATCGTCGCCATCGGCGCGCAGAACGCCTTCGTCCTCCGCCAGGGCGCGCGCCGGCACGCGGTGCTCGCCGTGGTCGCCATCTGCGCCGTCTCCGACGCGGTGCTCATCGCCCTCGGGGTCGCGGGTGTCGGCGCATTCGTCACCGCCTGGCCCGCAGCCCTGACGGTGGTCGGGCTGGCCGGGGGCGGATTCCTGATCTGCTACGGAGTCCTCGCCGCCCGCCGGGTGCTGCGTCCGGTCCCGGGCGCCGCCCTCACCTCGGAAGGGGCGACGGCCGGGTCCGCCCGCCGGGCCGTGCTGACCGCGCTGGCCATGACCTGGCTCAACCCGCACGTCTACCTGGACACCGTGCTGCTCCTCGGCTCCCTCGCCGCCGACCGCGGCGACCTCCGCTGGGCCTTCGGCATCGGGGCCGGGCTGGCCAGCCTGACCTGGTTCGCCGGTCTGGGCTACGGGGCCCGGCTGCTGAGCGGCCTCCTCGCCCGCCCGGCCGCCTGGCGGGTCATGGACGGGCTCGTCGCCGCGACCATGGTCACCATGGGCGGTCTGCTGCTGGCCCGCGCCTGA
- a CDS encoding TOBE domain-containing protein — protein sequence MESYTIGQAARLLGVSVDTARRWADADRFPTHREGTRRMVEGPDLAAFCVEVAQEGAEGEEAPHTSARNAFPGIVTGVKLGTVDAQVEIQAGPHRIVSLLTREAVEELGLEVGARATARVKSTSVFIDRV from the coding sequence ATGGAGTCCTACACGATCGGCCAGGCGGCGCGGCTGCTCGGCGTCAGCGTCGACACGGCCCGGCGCTGGGCCGATGCCGACCGGTTCCCCACCCACAGGGAGGGCACGCGACGGATGGTGGAGGGGCCCGACCTGGCCGCGTTCTGCGTGGAGGTCGCGCAGGAGGGCGCCGAGGGCGAGGAGGCCCCGCACACCTCGGCGCGCAACGCCTTCCCGGGCATCGTCACCGGGGTGAAGCTGGGTACGGTCGACGCCCAGGTGGAGATCCAGGCAGGGCCGCACCGCATCGTGTCGCTGCTGACGCGGGAGGCGGTGGAGGAGCTCGGACTGGAAGTGGGCGCGCGGGCCACGGCGAGGGTGAAGTCGACGAGCGTGTTCATCGACCGGGTCTGA
- a CDS encoding LysR family transcriptional regulator ArgP, translating into MDELPLDQVRTLLAVVDEGTFDAAAAALHVTPSAVSQRVKALEQRTGRVLLMRTKPVRATESGEVVVRFARQLARLERDARAELGMADGMGPVRLPIAVNADSLSTWFLPALTRVPQDPPVCIELHREDESHTTALLREGQVMAAVTSSPDPVAGCSVRMLGLARYLPTASPAFAARHLTGDPERDLRRAPTIVFDRKDDLQDAYVRGLTGDGAAGAGPVRHYIPTSEGFRDAVVAGLGWGLVPEQQSAPLVRTGELVLLEPLRPMDVPLYWQQWKLDSPVLAMVADVIAAAARESLRSPAA; encoded by the coding sequence ATGGACGAGCTTCCCCTGGACCAGGTGCGCACGCTGCTCGCCGTGGTGGACGAGGGCACCTTCGACGCGGCGGCGGCCGCCCTGCACGTGACCCCTTCCGCGGTCAGCCAGCGGGTCAAGGCGCTGGAGCAGCGGACCGGGCGGGTGCTGCTGATGCGGACGAAGCCGGTGCGGGCGACCGAGTCCGGGGAGGTGGTGGTCCGCTTCGCCCGGCAGCTGGCCCGGCTGGAGCGCGACGCGCGCGCCGAGCTGGGCATGGCGGACGGAATGGGTCCGGTGCGGCTGCCGATCGCCGTGAACGCGGACTCCCTCTCCACCTGGTTCCTGCCCGCGCTGACGCGGGTGCCGCAGGATCCCCCGGTCTGCATCGAGCTCCACCGCGAGGACGAGTCGCACACGACGGCCCTGCTGCGGGAGGGGCAGGTGATGGCGGCGGTGACCTCCTCGCCCGACCCGGTGGCCGGGTGCAGCGTACGGATGCTGGGCCTGGCCCGGTACCTGCCGACGGCGAGCCCCGCGTTCGCGGCCCGCCACCTGACGGGGGATCCCGAGCGGGACCTGCGACGGGCGCCGACGATCGTGTTCGACCGCAAGGACGACCTCCAGGACGCCTATGTCCGCGGGCTGACGGGGGACGGGGCGGCCGGTGCGGGGCCGGTGCGGCACTACATACCGACGTCGGAGGGGTTCCGCGACGCGGTGGTCGCGGGCCTGGGGTGGGGGCTGGTGCCGGAGCAGCAGTCGGCGCCCCTGGTACGGACGGGGGAGCTGGTACTGCTGGAGCCGCTGCGCCCGATGGACGTGCCCCTCTACTGGCAGCAGTGGAAGCTCGACTCGCCGGTTCTGGCGATGGTCGCGGACGTGATCGCAGCGGCGGCCCGGGAGTCGCTGCGCAGCCCTGCGGCCTGA
- the cobF gene encoding precorrin-6A synthase (deacetylating), with protein sequence MKKFSVIGIGAGDPDHLTLQAVRAIGAADAFLILEKGEEKADLTGLRRAMLDAHARPGHRLVEGRDPDRDRTPADYTPTVDGWRSARAALFERFIAEDLADGETGAFLVWGDPSLYDSTLAILDEVLERGRVAFEHEVVPGISSISALLARHRTNLNRVGRPVQITTGRRLAEGWPDDVDDVVVMLDARHAFTAHLDRDLYIYWGAYVGTPDEILVQGRLAEVAGRIEELRTEARARKGWIMDTYLLRRG encoded by the coding sequence GTGAAGAAGTTCTCAGTGATCGGCATAGGCGCGGGCGACCCGGACCATCTGACCCTCCAGGCGGTCAGGGCGATCGGCGCGGCGGACGCATTCCTCATCCTGGAGAAGGGCGAGGAGAAGGCGGATCTGACCGGGCTGCGGCGCGCGATGCTCGACGCGCACGCCCGCCCCGGCCACCGGCTGGTGGAGGGCCGCGACCCGGACCGGGACCGGACGCCCGCCGACTACACCCCGACGGTGGACGGCTGGCGCAGCGCGCGGGCGGCGCTCTTCGAGCGCTTCATCGCGGAGGATCTGGCGGACGGTGAGACCGGGGCGTTCCTGGTCTGGGGCGATCCCTCCCTCTACGACTCCACGCTGGCGATCCTCGACGAGGTGCTGGAGCGCGGCCGGGTGGCCTTCGAGCACGAGGTCGTGCCCGGCATCAGCAGCATCTCGGCGCTGCTGGCGCGGCACCGGACCAACCTCAACCGGGTCGGGCGCCCGGTCCAGATCACCACCGGCCGCCGGCTGGCCGAGGGCTGGCCGGACGACGTGGACGACGTGGTGGTGATGCTGGACGCGCGGCACGCCTTCACCGCCCACCTGGACCGGGACCTCTACATCTACTGGGGCGCCTATGTGGGCACCCCGGACGAGATCCTGGTGCAGGGCAGGCTCGCGGAGGTCGCCGGGCGGATCGAGGAGCTGCGTACCGAGGCCCGGGCCCGCAAGGGCTGGATCATGGACACGTACCTGCTCAGGCGCGGCTGA
- a CDS encoding aminotransferase class V-fold PLP-dependent enzyme, which yields MTEPTRPADAESPADADRQAGPPGEFPGGPALFRLDPRVAHLNHGSFGAVPVPVLEAQAALRAQAHADPDAFFVSVADRLAEARTRIAVHLGADPDGIAFIANATEGANLALDAVPLADGDEILVTDHGYGTVVAAAARRAPVTTVALDPRLPDEDAVRETVLAALTPRTRVAVLDHVSSPTARIIASPRLLADLRARGVTTVVDGAHAPGMLADPLAGGADFWFGNLHKWGYAPSGSAVLAVAPQHRRRIRALVPSWEDHYGFPRSVENRATADYTGWLAAPDGLDLLERLDAAKVRAHNSALAAHGAALLAELPGLTPLPHGEDLAMRTLRLPPGVADTPDRARELRELIAAEQRIRVLVWPWPGGGGIRVCGQIYNRPEEYERLAAVLPSYLSRA from the coding sequence GTGACCGAGCCGACCCGTCCCGCCGACGCCGAGTCTCCCGCCGACGCCGACCGCCAGGCCGGGCCGCCCGGCGAGTTCCCCGGCGGGCCCGCCCTGTTCCGCCTGGACCCCCGCGTCGCCCATCTGAACCACGGCTCCTTCGGCGCGGTCCCCGTCCCCGTCCTGGAGGCCCAGGCCGCGCTCCGCGCGCAGGCGCACGCCGACCCCGACGCCTTCTTCGTCTCCGTCGCGGACCGGCTCGCCGAAGCCCGTACGCGGATCGCCGTACACCTCGGCGCCGACCCCGACGGGATCGCCTTCATCGCCAACGCCACCGAGGGTGCCAACCTCGCGCTGGACGCCGTCCCGCTCGCCGACGGCGACGAGATCCTGGTCACCGACCACGGCTACGGCACCGTCGTCGCGGCGGCCGCCCGCCGCGCCCCGGTCACCACCGTCGCCCTGGATCCCCGGCTGCCCGACGAGGACGCCGTACGGGAGACCGTGCTGGCCGCGCTGACCCCCCGTACCCGGGTGGCCGTACTCGACCACGTCAGCTCGCCCACCGCCCGGATCATCGCCTCGCCCCGGCTCCTCGCCGACCTGCGCGCACGCGGGGTCACCACCGTCGTCGACGGCGCCCACGCCCCGGGCATGCTCGCCGACCCCCTCGCGGGCGGCGCCGACTTCTGGTTCGGCAACCTCCACAAGTGGGGCTACGCGCCCTCCGGCAGCGCCGTCCTGGCCGTCGCCCCGCAGCACCGCCGCCGGATCCGGGCGCTCGTACCGTCCTGGGAGGACCACTACGGCTTCCCGCGCTCCGTCGAGAACCGGGCCACCGCCGACTACACCGGCTGGCTCGCCGCCCCCGACGGACTGGACCTCCTCGAACGCCTCGACGCGGCCAAGGTCCGGGCCCACAACAGCGCGCTGGCCGCCCACGGCGCGGCGCTGCTCGCCGAACTCCCCGGGCTCACCCCGCTCCCGCACGGCGAGGACCTCGCCATGCGCACCCTGCGCCTGCCGCCCGGCGTCGCCGACACCCCCGACCGGGCCCGCGAGCTGCGCGAGCTGATCGCGGCCGAGCAGCGCATCCGGGTCCTGGTCTGGCCCTGGCCGGGCGGCGGCGGCATCCGCGTCTGCGGTCAGATCTACAACCGCCCCGAGGAGTACGAACGCCTCGCCGCCGTCCTCCCGTCCTACCTCAGCCGCGCCTGA
- a CDS encoding glycoside hydrolase family 71 protein yields MSHRRRSAVRGRRPLLTLLLSAFFLVGVCAATGIAWDPRDGSAVQEASAPGAGLPPATGPGDATGTPGEATPSPVEPPAPTKGAAGKGNPEGAVDSGAERPTGALPFDMPQPAALRSGEAGRKLVFAHYFTPYPLSLDNAAADRDYYTRNYLSPDGENGKHGRYGGLLRDRPLPVTPKSGDWEYANLQQEVRTARAAGIDGFTLDLLSLSGKNWDRSNLLMAAARSVDPEFKIMLMPDMTSLKTDDPAVLAEAIATLADASAAHRLPDGRLVVSPFKAEEKSVAWWTEVIGLLESKHGIRTAFVPLFLDFGAHSGEFAPISHGFSEWGSRSYVGQESSTRDVQRAHGMGKIWMQPVSVQDARPNQGIYDEAGNTATLRSTWTRAIEDGADWVQLTTWNDYSEGSQFAPSLHNGHAYLDLTSYYLTKFKTGNWPKIVRDTLYLSARTQFAGTDPTGDQSLLMMLRKGSAPPRDKVEVLSFLTGPGSVRTIVGSVRGSHEAPAGIHSQLLPLKVGTSSAQVVREGKSGVQVDLPYRVDYDAEVQDLQYYAATSGREP; encoded by the coding sequence GTGTCGCACCGGCGCCGATCGGCCGTCCGCGGCCGCAGGCCGCTGCTCACCCTGCTGCTCTCCGCCTTCTTCCTGGTCGGTGTCTGCGCGGCCACCGGAATCGCCTGGGACCCCCGCGACGGGAGCGCCGTACAAGAGGCTTCGGCCCCCGGCGCCGGCCTCCCGCCGGCCACCGGCCCGGGCGACGCGACCGGCACCCCTGGAGAGGCCACCCCGTCACCCGTCGAGCCCCCGGCCCCCACGAAGGGCGCCGCCGGCAAGGGCAATCCCGAGGGAGCGGTCGACTCCGGGGCCGAACGCCCCACCGGCGCCCTGCCCTTCGACATGCCCCAGCCGGCCGCCCTGCGCTCCGGCGAGGCGGGCAGGAAGCTGGTGTTCGCCCACTACTTCACCCCGTACCCGCTCTCCCTCGACAACGCGGCCGCGGACCGGGACTACTACACCCGCAACTACCTCAGCCCCGACGGCGAGAACGGCAAGCACGGCAGGTACGGCGGCCTGCTGCGCGACCGGCCGCTGCCCGTGACCCCGAAGAGCGGCGACTGGGAGTACGCCAACCTCCAGCAGGAGGTGCGCACGGCGCGCGCGGCGGGCATCGACGGGTTCACCCTCGACCTGCTCTCCCTCTCCGGCAAGAACTGGGACCGCTCCAACCTGCTGATGGCCGCGGCCCGTTCGGTGGACCCGGAATTCAAGATCATGCTGATGCCGGACATGACCTCCCTGAAGACCGACGACCCCGCGGTGCTCGCCGAAGCGATCGCCACGCTCGCCGACGCCTCCGCCGCACACCGGCTCCCCGACGGCAGGCTCGTCGTCTCCCCCTTCAAGGCGGAGGAGAAGAGCGTGGCCTGGTGGACCGAGGTCATCGGACTCCTCGAGTCCAAACACGGCATCCGCACCGCCTTCGTCCCGCTCTTCCTCGACTTCGGCGCCCACAGCGGCGAGTTCGCCCCGATCAGCCACGGGTTCTCCGAGTGGGGCAGCCGCAGCTACGTCGGCCAGGAGAGCTCCACGCGCGACGTCCAGCGGGCCCACGGCATGGGCAAGATCTGGATGCAGCCCGTGTCGGTCCAGGACGCGCGCCCCAACCAGGGCATCTACGACGAGGCGGGCAACACCGCGACCCTGCGTTCCACCTGGACGCGCGCCATCGAGGACGGCGCCGACTGGGTGCAGCTCACCACCTGGAACGACTACTCGGAGGGCAGCCAGTTCGCCCCCTCCCTGCACAACGGCCACGCCTACCTGGACCTGACCTCGTACTACCTGACCAAGTTCAAGACGGGCAACTGGCCGAAGATCGTCCGGGACACGCTGTACCTCTCCGCGCGCACGCAGTTCGCGGGCACCGACCCGACGGGCGACCAGTCGCTGCTGATGATGCTGCGCAAGGGCAGCGCCCCGCCCCGGGACAAGGTGGAGGTGCTCAGCTTCCTCACCGGGCCCGGATCCGTCCGGACCATCGTCGGATCCGTCCGAGGCAGCCACGAGGCTCCCGCCGGGATCCACTCGCAGCTCCTGCCGCTGAAGGTGGGCACCAGCTCGGCGCAGGTCGTACGGGAGGGGAAGAGCGGGGTGCAGGTCGATCTGCCGTACCGGGTGGACTACGACGCGGAGGTGCAGGACCTCCAGTACTACGCGGCGACCAGCGGGCGGGAACCCTAG
- a CDS encoding DUF805 domain-containing protein yields MNHYTDVLKKYAVFSGRARRQEYWMFTLFQVAVVIVLAIIDAVIGASSIIVGLYVLGTLVPTLAVTVRRLHDLGKSGAWYFIAFVPFIGGIWLLVLTATAGQPQPNQYGPDPKVLAA; encoded by the coding sequence ATGAACCACTACACCGATGTCCTGAAGAAGTACGCCGTCTTCTCCGGCCGCGCGCGCCGCCAGGAGTACTGGATGTTCACCCTCTTCCAGGTGGCCGTCGTCATCGTCCTCGCGATCATCGACGCCGTCATCGGCGCCAGCTCGATCATCGTCGGCCTGTACGTCCTCGGCACCCTGGTCCCCACCCTGGCGGTCACCGTCCGTCGTCTGCACGACCTCGGCAAGTCCGGCGCCTGGTACTTCATCGCCTTCGTCCCCTTCATCGGTGGCATCTGGCTGCTCGTCCTGACCGCCACCGCCGGTCAGCCGCAGCCGAACCAGTACGGCCCGGACCCCAAGGTCCTCGCCGCCTGA